From one Candidatus Limnocylindrales bacterium genomic stretch:
- a CDS encoding helix-turn-helix domain-containing protein translates to MPRRSAADAARTRLDILRVARKLFSEQGYAATTTSEIAEAAGVTVGALFHHFDGKLGLFRSVFESLEVEMDSYVRETAGPPTGGLETFLTGFRAYLEFAKRRDFHRIVMLEGPVVLGEAEWHAIDVRQGATTLMEGLQLLVAEGIIEDRPLRPLALLLLGAMSEAGFTVARGGSRKDLDALVDAMRYLLTSHLKKNNRPVGPATRVRRTR, encoded by the coding sequence GTGCCGAGACGCAGCGCTGCCGACGCTGCCCGCACCCGCCTCGACATCCTGCGGGTGGCACGAAAGCTGTTCTCCGAACAGGGGTACGCCGCCACCACCACATCCGAGATCGCGGAGGCCGCGGGCGTCACGGTCGGTGCGCTGTTTCACCACTTCGACGGCAAGCTCGGGCTTTTCCGCAGTGTGTTCGAAAGCCTCGAGGTCGAGATGGACTCGTACGTGCGCGAAACTGCCGGCCCTCCGACCGGCGGGCTCGAAACGTTTCTCACAGGCTTCCGCGCATACCTGGAATTCGCAAAACGCCGCGATTTTCACCGCATCGTAATGCTCGAAGGCCCGGTCGTGCTCGGCGAAGCCGAGTGGCACGCGATCGACGTTCGCCAGGGCGCCACCACGCTGATGGAAGGTCTGCAGCTTCTCGTCGCGGAGGGAATCATCGAAGACCGCCCGCTGCGCCCCCTCGCCCTGCTTCTGCTCGGCGCGATGAGCGAAGCGGGATTCACGGTCGCGCGCGGAGGGTCGCGCAAGGATCTCGATGCGCTCGTCGACGCCATGCGCTATCTGCTCACGTCGCATCTGAAGAAAAACAATCGACCAGTGGGCCCAGCCACACGTGTTCGACGCACACGCTAG
- a CDS encoding 5'-3' exonuclease H3TH domain-containing protein, which translates to MVIDLVDGTYELFRQFYGLRRFTKDKDRPYGGVLGVVRSVLAMLDAGATHIGVATDHVIESFRNELWAEYKTGDGIDPALLAQFHPLEDALGAMGIAVWAMIELEADDALASAAHLAAADARVERVSIWTPDKDLAQCVEGDRVVQVDSKTKQVRNAEEVEKKFGVAPALIADYLALVGDAADGYPGLPGIGAKTAARLLRSYGPLEKFPAEVLGAGRENALLFKRLATLRTDAPLFSSVDEIEWRGPGPSFAEWAERIGDKRLPERCDEILARRAAVR; encoded by the coding sequence ATGGTCATCGATCTCGTCGACGGAACCTACGAGCTTTTCCGGCAGTTCTACGGGCTGCGCCGATTTACCAAAGACAAGGACCGGCCTTACGGCGGCGTGCTCGGCGTCGTTCGCTCGGTGCTTGCGATGCTCGACGCCGGCGCGACGCACATCGGCGTTGCGACCGACCATGTCATCGAATCGTTCCGCAACGAGCTATGGGCCGAGTACAAGACCGGCGACGGCATCGACCCCGCTCTGCTCGCGCAGTTTCATCCGCTCGAAGATGCGCTCGGCGCCATGGGCATCGCGGTCTGGGCGATGATCGAGCTCGAAGCCGACGATGCGCTCGCATCGGCCGCGCACCTGGCCGCGGCCGACGCGCGAGTCGAGCGCGTCAGCATCTGGACTCCCGACAAGGATCTCGCCCAATGCGTAGAGGGCGACCGCGTCGTGCAGGTCGACAGCAAGACGAAACAGGTGCGCAATGCCGAAGAGGTCGAGAAGAAATTCGGCGTAGCGCCGGCGCTGATCGCCGACTACCTCGCGCTCGTCGGCGATGCCGCCGACGGCTATCCGGGGCTTCCCGGCATCGGCGCCAAAACGGCCGCGCGCCTTCTCCGCAGTTATGGCCCGCTCGAGAAGTTTCCGGCGGAAGTGCTCGGCGCCGGCCGCGAGAACGCGCTGCTTTTCAAGCGGCTCGCGACACTGCGAACCGATGCGCCGCTGTTCTCGAGCGTCGACGAGATCGAATGGCGCGGGCCCGGGCCTTCGTTTGCCGAGTGGGCCGAACGCATCGGCGACAAGCGCCTTCCCGAGCGCTGCGACGAGATCCTCGCCAGAAGAGCCGCGGTCCGATAG
- a CDS encoding NAD(P)/FAD-dependent oxidoreductase, producing MARPTASMHSLTPSDASEVLDVLIVGAGLSGIGAAYHLQARCPDHSYAILEARGAIGGTWDLFRYPGIRSDSDMYTLGYAFKPWENAKAIADGSSILQYVRETAEENGIDRHIRFHHRVVRAEWSSETSLWSVAAEHEGRTVTLRARFLFMCSGYYRYSAGYTPDFPGLDTFGGTLVHPQQWPADLDYAGKRVVVIGSGATAVTLVPAMAKDAAHVTMLQRSPTYVVSRPGEDAIANWLRAHVPLELAYALTRWKNVLLQLFFFNWARRSPARVKEGLIARVRESLGPDYDVATHFTPSYNPWDQRLCLVPDNDLFDSIRSGRASVVTGHIDTFTPTGIRLTSGQEVEADIVVTATGLVLELLGGMTVAVDGKDVDFSKTLSYKGMMYSDVPNMASAFGYTNASWTLKCDLTCEYVCRLLRHMDQFGYAAATPRIDDPQQETLPWLDFTSGYVVRAMDKFPRQGKRAPWRLHQNYARDLATIRFGKLEDGVLELRHEPSAESRPAVALRSHAKAA from the coding sequence ATGGCCCGGCCCACCGCGTCCATGCACTCGCTGACACCATCCGATGCCTCCGAGGTTCTCGACGTTCTCATTGTCGGCGCCGGCCTTTCCGGCATCGGCGCGGCCTACCATCTGCAGGCCCGCTGTCCGGATCACTCGTATGCAATCCTCGAAGCGCGCGGCGCGATCGGCGGAACGTGGGACCTGTTCCGCTATCCGGGCATCCGCTCCGACAGCGACATGTACACGCTCGGCTATGCGTTCAAGCCGTGGGAGAACGCGAAGGCGATCGCCGACGGCAGCTCGATTCTCCAGTACGTACGCGAGACCGCGGAAGAGAACGGCATCGACCGCCACATCCGTTTCCACCACCGCGTCGTGCGCGCCGAATGGTCGAGTGAAACGTCGCTGTGGAGCGTCGCGGCCGAGCACGAAGGCCGCACGGTCACGCTGCGTGCGCGATTCCTGTTCATGTGCTCCGGCTACTACCGCTATTCGGCCGGCTACACGCCGGACTTTCCCGGTCTCGACACGTTCGGCGGCACGCTCGTGCATCCGCAGCAGTGGCCCGCCGATCTCGATTACGCCGGCAAGCGCGTCGTCGTGATCGGCAGCGGTGCGACCGCGGTTACGCTGGTACCGGCGATGGCGAAGGACGCCGCGCACGTAACCATGCTGCAGCGATCGCCGACGTACGTCGTGTCGCGGCCCGGCGAAGACGCCATTGCCAACTGGCTTCGCGCGCACGTGCCGCTCGAGCTCGCGTATGCGCTCACGCGCTGGAAGAACGTCCTGCTCCAGTTGTTCTTCTTCAACTGGGCGCGCCGCAGCCCGGCGCGCGTCAAGGAAGGCCTGATTGCGCGCGTCCGCGAGAGCCTGGGTCCGGATTACGACGTCGCGACCCATTTCACCCCGAGCTACAACCCGTGGGACCAGCGCCTGTGCCTGGTTCCCGACAACGACCTGTTCGATTCGATCCGCAGCGGCCGCGCGTCGGTCGTCACCGGTCACATCGACACGTTCACGCCGACCGGAATCCGGCTGACCAGCGGCCAGGAGGTCGAAGCCGACATCGTCGTCACGGCCACCGGCCTCGTCCTCGAGCTGCTCGGCGGAATGACGGTGGCGGTCGACGGCAAGGACGTCGATTTCAGCAAGACGCTTTCGTACAAAGGCATGATGTACAGCGACGTCCCGAACATGGCGTCGGCGTTCGGCTACACGAACGCATCGTGGACTCTCAAGTGCGACCTGACGTGCGAGTACGTCTGCCGGCTGCTCCGGCACATGGACCAGTTCGGCTACGCAGCGGCGACGCCGCGCATCGACGACCCGCAGCAGGAAACCTTGCCGTGGCTCGATTTCACGTCCGGATACGTGGTGCGCGCAATGGACAAGTTCCCGAGGCAGGGAAAGCGCGCTCCGTGGCGTCTGCACCAGAACTACGCGCGCGACCTCGCGACGATCCGTTTCGGAAAGCTCGAAGACGGCGTCCTCGAGCTCCGGCACGAGCCATCGGCCGAATCCAGGCCGGCGGTTGCTTTGCGCTCGCACGCAAAGGCCGCCTGA